A genomic segment from Gracilinanus agilis isolate LMUSP501 chromosome 1, AgileGrace, whole genome shotgun sequence encodes:
- the POLR2E gene encoding DNA-directed RNA polymerases I, II, and III subunit RPABC1: protein MDDEEETYRLWKIRKTIMQLCHDRGYLVTQDELDQTLEEFKAQFGDKPSEGRPRRTDLTVLVAHNDDPTDQMFVFFPEEPKVGIKTIKMYCQRMQEENITRALIVVQQGMTPSAKQSLVDMAPKYILEQFLQQELLINITEHELVPEHVVMTKEEVTELLARYKLRENQLPRIQAGDPVARYFGIKRGQVVKIIRPSETAGRYITYRLVQ, encoded by the exons ATGGATGACGAAGAGGAGACCTATCGGCTATGGAAGATCCGAAAGACCATCATGCAG TTATGTCATGATCGGGGCTATTTGGTGACCCAGGATGAATTAGATCAGACTTTGGAAGAGTTCAAAGCCCAGTTTGGGGATAAACCTAGTGAAGGACGGCCTCGACGCACTGATCTGACTGTATTGGTGGCTCACAATGATGACCCCACTGACCAGATGTTTGTCTTTTTCCCAG AGGAACCAAAGGTTGGTATAAAGACCATCAAGATGTACTGTCAACGGATGCAGGAGGAGAACATCACCAGGGCCCTCATCGTGGTGCAACAGGGCATGACACCCTCTGCCAAGCAG tcacTGGTTGACATGGCTCCCAAGTATATCCTAGAGCAGTTTCTACAGCAGGAGCTGCTCATCAATATCACAGAACATGAG TTGGTTCCAGAGCACGTTGTCATGACAAAAGAGGAAGTCACTGAGCTGTTGGCACGATA TAAGCTTCGAGAAAACCAGCTGCCCAGAATCCAGGCAGGAGATCCTGTAGCACGTTATTTTGGAATAAAACGAGGGCAG GTGGTTAAGATCATAAGACCCAGTGAGACTGCAGGCAGATACATCACTTACCGACTGGTGCAGTAA